One window from the genome of Microbulbifer sp. ALW1 encodes:
- a CDS encoding bifunctional 4-hydroxy-2-oxoglutarate aldolase/2-dehydro-3-deoxy-phosphogluconate aldolase: protein MNQSLAPVLEQAGVVPVLVIENVSDALPLAQALVEGGLNVLEVTLRTEAALAAVEEIAKHLPDAHIGTGTVLNASDIRRSVDAGATFMVSPGATEALLDAAADVSVPMLPGAANPSEVMRLLERGYGYQKFFPAEAAGGVPMLKSIGGPLAQVKFCPTGGVGPGNALSYLSLSNVVCVGGSWMASPKLVAEKNWAEITRLAKEASQLKG, encoded by the coding sequence ATGAATCAGAGTCTTGCCCCCGTACTGGAACAGGCTGGTGTAGTACCGGTACTGGTAATCGAAAATGTGAGCGACGCACTGCCGCTGGCTCAGGCACTGGTCGAAGGTGGCCTGAATGTACTGGAAGTAACCCTGCGTACTGAAGCGGCGCTGGCTGCGGTGGAAGAAATCGCCAAGCACCTGCCGGATGCGCACATCGGTACCGGTACGGTTTTGAACGCCAGCGATATTCGCCGCTCTGTAGACGCCGGTGCGACCTTTATGGTGAGCCCGGGCGCAACTGAAGCGCTGCTGGATGCGGCGGCGGATGTATCTGTGCCGATGTTGCCAGGCGCTGCCAACCCGTCTGAAGTAATGCGCTTGCTGGAGCGCGGTTACGGCTATCAAAAATTCTTCCCGGCAGAAGCGGCCGGTGGTGTGCCGATGCTGAAGTCCATTGGCGGCCCTCTGGCGCAAGTCAAGTTTTGTCCCACCGGTGGTGTTGGCCCCGGCAATGCCCTGAGCTACCTGAGCCTGTCTAACGTGGTATGCGTAGGCGGCTCCTGGATGGCCTCCCCGAAACTGGTGGCAGAAAAGAATTGGGCGGAAATTACCCGCCTGGCCAAAGAGGCCTCTCAGCTGAAGGGCTGA
- the gap gene encoding type I glyceraldehyde-3-phosphate dehydrogenase: protein MKLRIAINGYGRIGRNVTRAIYESGYNDRIQLVAINDLAPVEANAHLTRFDTVHGRFNTEVAVDGENLVIGGDTIKVCQERNPAALPWGELEVDLVLECTGLFTSKEAASQHMQAGAKAVLISAPSGDADLTVVYGVNDDKLTAEHKVVSNASCTTNCLAPVAKVLNDAIGIERGFMTTVHAYTNDQNTQDAVHKDIYRARAAADNMIPTKTGAAAAVGLVLPELKGKLDGMAVRVPVNNVSLVDCQFIASRETTAEEINAIMSDAAGTIKGGVLSFCEQPLVSVDFNHTSASSHFDANHTRVNGNLVKVMAWYDNEWGFSHRMLDTSLAMAKAQGL, encoded by the coding sequence ATGAAACTCAGAATTGCTATCAATGGATATGGGCGCATCGGCCGCAACGTAACCCGCGCTATTTATGAGTCCGGTTACAACGACCGCATTCAGCTGGTTGCCATCAATGACCTGGCGCCGGTAGAGGCGAATGCACACCTGACGCGTTTTGATACGGTACACGGTCGCTTTAACACCGAAGTGGCGGTAGACGGCGAAAACCTGGTGATCGGTGGTGACACCATTAAGGTTTGCCAGGAGCGCAACCCGGCAGCTCTGCCCTGGGGTGAATTGGAAGTCGATCTGGTGCTGGAATGTACCGGCCTGTTTACCAGCAAGGAAGCGGCTTCTCAGCACATGCAGGCCGGTGCCAAAGCCGTACTGATTTCCGCCCCTTCCGGTGATGCGGACCTGACCGTGGTTTACGGCGTAAATGACGACAAGCTCACCGCAGAACACAAAGTTGTTTCCAATGCGTCCTGCACCACCAATTGCCTGGCGCCGGTCGCCAAAGTACTGAACGACGCCATCGGTATCGAGCGCGGCTTCATGACCACCGTTCACGCCTATACCAATGACCAGAACACCCAGGACGCGGTGCACAAAGATATTTACCGTGCGCGCGCTGCTGCCGACAACATGATCCCGACTAAAACCGGCGCCGCTGCCGCCGTAGGCCTGGTACTGCCGGAACTGAAAGGCAAGCTGGACGGTATGGCGGTACGTGTACCGGTGAACAATGTTTCCCTGGTGGACTGCCAGTTTATTGCCAGCCGTGAAACCACTGCGGAAGAAATCAACGCGATCATGAGCGATGCCGCCGGCACCATCAAAGGTGGCGTTCTGTCTTTCTGTGAGCAGCCGCTGGTTTCTGTGGACTTTAACCACACCTCAGCGTCCAGCCACTTTGATGCCAACCACACCCGCGTGAACGGCAATCTGGTGAAGGTCATGGCCTGGTACGACAACGAGTGGGGTTTCTCCCACCGCATGCTCGACACCAGCCTGGCGATGGCGAAAGCCCAGGGGCTTTAA
- the zwf gene encoding glucose-6-phosphate dehydrogenase, translating into MANSFDMVLFGGGGDLSLRKLIPALYRAYIEGGLAKGTRILPVCRRQEDADVYLKTAQQALKTHLRDGEYNEKSWKEFSPMLRAVSLDISKPDEQWDVLVDLLGNDSKRTRLFYLAIPPAVFGPCCENLSVKGLIHENSRVVVEKPLGYNAKTSDEINSKIAEYFAEESIFRIDHYLGKETVQNLLALRFSNVLFEQLWDAKTIDHIQISISETVGLEGRAGFYDDTGAMRDMVQNHLLQLLCLIAMESPNSMSSRNIRSEKIKVLEALRPLTGGDVDKNIVRGQYVAGGLGKELVPGYLEELKAPNSTTETFVAIRAHIDNWRWTGVPFYLRTGKRMEKRCAEIVIQYKNVSHSVYQPEAGEVLPNRLVIRLQPEESIKLVLMAKKMDSLTMELQPVELNLTLSDTYDSFKSDAYKRLMLDAAANNSALFIHREEVAAAWAWVDPIIDHWRETSNQPQLYRSGTWGPQASNQLLAENGHHWFNP; encoded by the coding sequence ATGGCTAACTCATTCGACATGGTACTGTTCGGTGGCGGCGGAGACCTGTCACTGCGCAAACTGATTCCGGCGCTGTACCGGGCTTACATTGAAGGCGGTCTTGCCAAGGGCACCCGTATCCTGCCGGTCTGCCGTCGTCAGGAAGATGCAGATGTATATTTGAAGACCGCGCAACAGGCACTGAAAACTCACCTGCGCGACGGCGAGTACAATGAAAAAAGCTGGAAAGAATTCAGCCCCATGTTGCGCGCGGTATCCCTGGATATTTCCAAGCCGGACGAGCAGTGGGATGTGCTGGTCGATCTCCTCGGTAACGACTCCAAGCGCACCCGTCTGTTTTACCTGGCGATTCCGCCGGCGGTTTTCGGCCCCTGTTGCGAAAACCTGTCCGTAAAAGGTCTGATTCACGAAAATTCCCGCGTAGTGGTTGAAAAGCCCCTGGGATACAACGCCAAGACCTCCGACGAGATCAACAGCAAAATTGCCGAGTACTTTGCGGAAGAAAGCATTTTCCGAATTGACCACTACCTGGGCAAAGAAACGGTTCAGAACCTACTGGCACTGCGTTTCAGCAACGTGCTGTTCGAACAGCTGTGGGATGCGAAGACCATTGACCACATCCAGATCAGTATTTCTGAAACCGTTGGCCTGGAAGGTCGCGCCGGCTTCTACGACGACACCGGTGCTATGCGGGATATGGTGCAGAACCACCTGTTGCAGCTGCTGTGCCTGATTGCGATGGAATCGCCCAACAGCATGTCCTCGCGCAATATCCGCTCGGAAAAAATCAAAGTGCTGGAAGCCCTGCGTCCATTGACCGGCGGCGATGTGGACAAAAATATCGTGCGCGGCCAGTACGTGGCTGGTGGTCTGGGCAAAGAACTGGTTCCCGGTTATCTGGAAGAGCTGAAGGCGCCCAACAGTACCACCGAGACTTTCGTGGCAATCCGCGCGCATATCGACAACTGGCGCTGGACTGGTGTGCCTTTCTACCTGCGCACCGGTAAGCGTATGGAGAAGCGTTGTGCAGAAATCGTAATTCAGTACAAAAACGTTTCTCACAGTGTTTACCAGCCGGAGGCCGGCGAAGTATTGCCCAACCGTTTGGTAATCCGCCTGCAGCCAGAAGAGAGCATCAAGCTGGTGTTGATGGCGAAAAAGATGGACAGCCTCACCATGGAATTGCAGCCGGTTGAACTGAACCTGACGCTGTCCGATACCTATGACAGCTTCAAGAGTGACGCCTACAAGCGCCTGATGCTGGATGCCGCTGCCAATAACTCCGCGCTGTTCATTCACCGCGAAGAAGTGGCTGCCGCCTGGGCCTGGGTTGACCCCATCATCGACCATTGGCGCGAAACCAGTAACCAGCCGCAGCTGTACCGCTCCGGTACCTGGGGGCCACAGGCTTCCAATCAGCTGCTGGCGGAAAATGGTCACCACTGGTTTAACCCCTGA
- the pyk gene encoding pyruvate kinase, with translation MIRHTKIVATLGPGTDKPRVIDEIIRAGVNVVRLNFSHGSADDHRKRVEEVRRAAAEQNKLVAVLGDLQGPKIRIARFAEGSIFLENNAEFTLDADCPNEGGNQQRVGVDFPSLIADCKPGNILLLDDGKIRLEVTGGTNTKLFCRVLQGGKLSNNKGINLLGGGLSAPALTEKDYRDIKLAAELDVDFLAVSFPRSGEDLEIARKAMREAGSNAAIVAKVERAEAVGDDAQMDEIILASDVIMVARGDLGVEIGDAALVGVQKKLINRANALNRGVITATQMMESMITSPTPTRAEVMDVANAVLDGTDAVMLSAETAAGDFPVAAVESMAEVVVGAEQYLGTTNRPTSAKSGSESIDTVIAQAAIESAARVENLCAVAALTESGRTPRIMSRATTQLPIYALTRHPQVARQLVLLRGVEPIEFDPASVPLGHLTDAIIEVLGARVEFQKGQRILITQGERLNMGGGTSSMRIKEIE, from the coding sequence ATGATTCGCCATACAAAAATTGTTGCCACACTCGGCCCGGGTACTGACAAGCCGCGTGTTATTGACGAGATTATTCGCGCCGGCGTCAATGTCGTGCGCCTGAACTTTTCCCACGGCAGTGCCGACGATCATCGCAAGCGTGTGGAAGAAGTGCGCCGTGCCGCTGCCGAGCAGAACAAGCTGGTGGCCGTACTTGGCGACCTGCAAGGCCCCAAGATTCGTATCGCCCGCTTTGCCGAAGGCAGTATCTTCCTGGAGAACAACGCGGAGTTTACCCTCGACGCCGATTGCCCGAATGAAGGCGGCAACCAGCAGCGTGTGGGTGTGGATTTCCCTTCCCTGATCGCTGACTGCAAACCCGGCAACATCCTGCTGCTGGACGATGGCAAAATTCGCCTCGAAGTCACCGGTGGCACTAACACCAAACTTTTCTGCCGTGTGCTGCAGGGCGGCAAACTGTCCAACAACAAAGGTATCAACCTGTTGGGCGGCGGCTTGTCAGCTCCGGCGCTAACGGAAAAGGATTATCGGGACATCAAACTCGCCGCCGAACTGGATGTAGATTTCCTTGCGGTCAGTTTCCCGCGCAGCGGGGAAGACCTGGAGATCGCACGCAAGGCCATGCGTGAAGCGGGTAGTAATGCGGCGATTGTGGCCAAGGTTGAGCGTGCAGAGGCGGTGGGTGACGATGCGCAGATGGATGAAATCATCCTCGCTTCCGACGTCATCATGGTTGCTCGTGGCGATCTGGGTGTGGAAATCGGCGATGCGGCACTGGTCGGTGTACAGAAGAAACTGATCAACCGTGCCAACGCCTTGAACCGTGGAGTGATCACTGCGACCCAGATGATGGAGTCGATGATCACCAGTCCGACCCCGACCCGCGCGGAAGTGATGGATGTGGCCAATGCGGTATTGGACGGCACCGACGCGGTAATGCTGTCAGCGGAAACCGCCGCCGGTGATTTCCCGGTTGCCGCCGTTGAGTCCATGGCGGAAGTGGTAGTGGGTGCCGAGCAGTACCTGGGGACCACTAATCGCCCGACATCAGCCAAGTCTGGTTCCGAAAGTATCGACACTGTGATCGCCCAGGCGGCTATCGAGTCTGCGGCGCGAGTGGAAAATCTCTGTGCCGTGGCCGCCCTGACCGAATCCGGTCGCACGCCGCGCATCATGTCCCGTGCCACGACTCAGTTGCCGATCTATGCCTTGACCCGTCATCCACAGGTTGCACGTCAGCTGGTCCTGCTGCGCGGCGTTGAGCCTATTGAGTTTGACCCTGCCTCTGTACCTCTTGGACATCTGACCGATGCCATCATCGAGGTACTGGGAGCCCGGGTGGAATTCCAGAAAGGGCAGCGCATTCTGATTACCCAGGGTGAGCGCCTGAATATGGGGGGCGGCACCAGCTCCATGCGTATTAAAGAGATCGAGTGA
- a CDS encoding TonB-dependent receptor, with product MLKRNKLALSISAAVLSGGLMAPLAVAQEAALEEITVTGIRGALQDAVNIKRDATDLVDAVSAEDVGKFPDSDVGEALGRIPGITVGRAFGQGASVSIRGAAPSMTLTQLNGQNVASTGWFDQIPVDRSFNYSLLPAELIGGIEVYKSSRADLNEGGIGGTVIVNTRKPLDLDANTAWVGTTARVGTISDEVAPEVSGLYSWKNDEETFGILVSAAKEDREYVRRGTESDYRWSGDVAPTTFLQDQERTALDVTLQYAPTEELSFTLHAMSLDMEANNTNTSLYLFTLAGDNVTCHTQNAAGLCTSSTTSNSQFGDLAPGWASGAPGNETFNQTWGRLSSMSSDTFDFGTEYEGDGFRVSGNIGSTKAEGGTDFTTNFSHFPSVRAGDTMSLWEGSIDATGKEIVINPTMDPSLTLDDYGTTLSPEGWAVGSGPAEDEESYAQIDVEFDLNVGILTSFKTGARWTDHDVNRRSYAGQLTPVDVAADKIYNGTFQVGQQGFTAPKPNLGAMVAATRASLDSWAEERAGYSDLNEENTALYGMFTFESGALTGNFGLRYISTDVSRTQYDLDGSALRDGDIAGNNGYSYSLSTYGADYSDVLPSATVRYELSEDLVLRASAAQTISRPNYDDMLVSYNGYDDSNALNQTVRLGDEGLQPMKATSADIALEYYYGDGNLVSATYFVKSIDDFVTSDIITGQSIGLVDPDGGDSWNIESLQNSGGADIQGIELQIQHAFDNGFGVAANYTYTDAEVPTDAYMDQLALFTESSEHAYNLVGYWENDTFSARAAYNFRSEYLIREGGFWYGNRMHDDFGSLDLSFYWYATDNLDVTFEVINVLEEDDIQYGAASVASAETGMKGPLLDGFPAWSFEGEAVYQLGASYKF from the coding sequence ATGCTAAAGCGCAACAAACTCGCTCTCTCGATCAGCGCAGCTGTACTGAGTGGTGGCCTGATGGCTCCGCTGGCAGTTGCCCAGGAAGCAGCTCTGGAAGAAATTACCGTTACCGGTATTCGTGGAGCTCTGCAAGACGCCGTAAATATCAAACGTGACGCAACCGACCTGGTTGACGCCGTTTCCGCAGAAGACGTGGGCAAGTTCCCCGACTCTGACGTGGGTGAAGCTCTGGGTCGTATCCCGGGTATCACCGTCGGCCGTGCCTTCGGTCAGGGTGCTTCCGTATCCATCCGTGGTGCTGCACCGTCCATGACTCTGACCCAGTTGAATGGTCAGAACGTTGCCTCCACCGGCTGGTTCGACCAGATCCCGGTTGACCGCAGCTTCAACTACTCCCTGCTGCCCGCTGAGCTGATCGGTGGCATCGAAGTTTACAAATCTTCCCGTGCTGACCTGAACGAAGGTGGCATTGGCGGTACCGTAATCGTCAATACCCGCAAGCCGCTGGACCTGGACGCGAACACCGCGTGGGTCGGTACCACTGCCCGTGTTGGCACCATCAGCGACGAAGTTGCTCCTGAAGTTTCCGGTTTGTACAGCTGGAAAAACGACGAAGAGACTTTCGGTATCCTGGTTTCTGCCGCTAAAGAAGACCGCGAATACGTTCGTCGCGGTACCGAATCTGACTACCGTTGGTCCGGTGACGTTGCACCGACTACCTTCCTGCAGGACCAAGAGCGCACTGCGCTGGACGTAACCCTCCAGTACGCACCGACTGAAGAGCTGTCCTTCACCCTGCACGCCATGTCCCTGGATATGGAAGCAAACAACACCAACACCAGCCTCTACCTGTTCACCCTGGCGGGTGACAATGTGACTTGTCACACCCAGAACGCTGCAGGTCTGTGTACTTCCAGCACCACCTCCAATTCCCAGTTTGGTGACTTGGCTCCGGGTTGGGCGAGCGGTGCACCGGGCAATGAAACCTTCAACCAGACTTGGGGACGCCTGTCTTCCATGAGCTCTGATACCTTCGATTTCGGTACCGAATACGAAGGCGACGGTTTCCGTGTAAGCGGTAACATCGGCTCCACCAAAGCTGAAGGTGGCACCGACTTCACTACCAACTTCTCTCACTTCCCGAGCGTACGCGCTGGCGACACCATGTCTCTGTGGGAAGGTTCCATCGACGCCACTGGCAAAGAGATCGTGATCAACCCGACCATGGATCCGAGCCTGACTCTGGACGACTACGGAACTACCTTGTCTCCGGAAGGCTGGGCTGTGGGTAGCGGTCCTGCCGAAGATGAAGAATCTTACGCGCAGATCGACGTTGAGTTTGACCTGAACGTTGGCATCCTGACCTCCTTCAAAACCGGTGCTCGTTGGACCGATCACGATGTTAATCGTCGTTCCTACGCGGGTCAGCTGACTCCGGTGGACGTTGCGGCAGACAAAATCTACAACGGCACTTTCCAGGTTGGTCAGCAGGGCTTCACTGCGCCGAAACCGAACCTGGGTGCCATGGTTGCTGCAACTCGCGCGAGCCTGGACAGCTGGGCTGAAGAGCGTGCGGGTTACTCCGACCTGAACGAAGAGAACACTGCGCTTTACGGTATGTTCACCTTCGAGTCTGGCGCCCTGACCGGTAACTTCGGTCTGCGCTACATCTCTACCGATGTAAGCCGTACCCAGTACGACCTCGACGGTTCTGCACTGCGCGATGGCGATATCGCTGGAAACAACGGCTACTCCTACTCTCTGAGCACTTACGGTGCTGACTACAGCGACGTGCTGCCAAGCGCGACCGTTCGTTACGAGTTGTCAGAGGATCTGGTATTGCGCGCGTCCGCTGCTCAGACGATTTCCCGTCCGAACTACGACGACATGCTGGTCAGCTACAACGGCTACGACGATAGCAACGCCCTGAACCAGACCGTACGTCTGGGTGACGAAGGCCTGCAGCCGATGAAGGCGACCAGTGCTGACATCGCTCTGGAATACTACTACGGCGACGGCAACCTGGTTTCTGCGACTTACTTCGTCAAGTCCATCGATGACTTCGTGACCTCCGATATCATTACTGGCCAGTCTATCGGCTTGGTTGACCCGGATGGTGGCGACAGCTGGAATATCGAATCCCTCCAGAACTCTGGTGGTGCCGATATCCAGGGTATCGAACTGCAGATTCAGCACGCGTTCGACAACGGCTTCGGTGTAGCGGCTAACTACACTTACACCGACGCTGAAGTGCCGACCGATGCGTACATGGACCAGCTGGCTCTGTTCACCGAGTCTTCTGAGCACGCGTACAACCTGGTAGGTTACTGGGAAAACGACACCTTCTCTGCTCGTGCGGCATACAACTTCCGCTCTGAGTACCTGATTCGTGAAGGTGGTTTCTGGTATGGTAACCGTATGCACGACGACTTCGGTTCACTGGACCTGAGCTTCTACTGGTACGCTACCGACAACCTGGACGTTACCTTCGAGGTGATCAACGTTCTGGAAGAAGACGACATCCAGTATGGTGCTGCCAGCGTGGCCAGTGCTGAGACCGGTATGAAAGGCCCTCTTCTGGACGGCTTCCCGGCTTGGTCTTTCGAAGGCGAAGCGGTGTACCAGTTGGGTGCAAGCTACAAGTTCTAA
- the edd gene encoding phosphogluconate dehydratase, with protein MANKTAVNSQIQAVTDRITRRSEETRASYLAQVERAQGKGRARHKLSCGNLAHAMAASSDHDKNLIASGQGPNLAIVTSYNDMLSAHQPYGTYPEMLKAEALRNGATAQVAGGVPAMCDGVTQGQPGMELSLFSRDVIAMATAISLSHDMFDGSMYLGICDKIVPGLVIGALSFGHLPAMFIPAGPMPTGLANAEKVRVRQLYAEGKVGRKELLEAESASYHSAGTCTFYGTANSNQMLVEIMGLQLPGSSFVNPGTELRDALNAAAVKQLVQNSEPSQYTPIAKILTEKAFVNGIVGLHATGGSTNHTMHLLAMARAAGIQITWQDMAELSEIVPLLCHVYPNGTADINHFAAAGGMQFLIRELLGAGLLHNDVSTVLGDSGMEPYTYDPFLNADKDGVVWRPTAEESGNPDIIRPASDPFSPHGGLQLLKGNLGNSVIKVSALKTPQLKVKAPAVVFNSQDDLLDAFKAGELEKDFVAVVRFQGPQANGMPELHKLTPALGVLQDRGFKVALVTDGRMSGASGKVPAAIHLSPEALEGGVVAKIQDGDIIELDAEAGVLKVEVSDEELAARPLAECDLSGNDTGMGRDLFKNMRKLASGAETGASILF; from the coding sequence AAACAGTCAGATACAGGCGGTGACCGATAGGATCACCCGCCGCAGCGAAGAGACGCGGGCCAGTTACCTGGCCCAGGTCGAGCGCGCCCAGGGTAAAGGTCGCGCGCGGCACAAGTTGTCCTGCGGTAACCTGGCGCACGCCATGGCGGCGTCCAGTGATCACGACAAAAATCTCATCGCCTCGGGCCAGGGTCCCAACCTGGCCATCGTCACTTCCTATAACGACATGCTGTCGGCGCACCAGCCCTACGGCACCTATCCGGAAATGCTCAAGGCAGAAGCCCTGCGCAACGGCGCTACCGCGCAGGTCGCCGGTGGCGTGCCCGCCATGTGTGACGGTGTCACCCAGGGCCAGCCGGGTATGGAACTGTCACTGTTTTCCCGCGATGTCATTGCCATGGCCACGGCCATCTCCCTGTCACACGACATGTTTGACGGCAGCATGTACCTGGGCATCTGCGACAAGATTGTTCCCGGTCTGGTGATTGGTGCTCTGTCCTTCGGCCACCTGCCGGCCATGTTCATTCCTGCAGGCCCCATGCCAACCGGTCTCGCCAATGCGGAAAAAGTGCGCGTTCGCCAGTTGTACGCCGAGGGCAAAGTAGGGCGCAAGGAGCTGCTTGAAGCCGAGAGCGCGTCCTACCACAGCGCCGGTACCTGTACCTTTTACGGCACTGCCAATAGCAATCAGATGCTGGTGGAAATCATGGGCCTGCAATTGCCGGGCAGTTCTTTTGTGAATCCGGGCACCGAGCTGCGCGACGCACTGAACGCGGCCGCCGTAAAACAGCTGGTGCAGAACAGCGAACCCAGCCAGTACACGCCCATTGCAAAAATTCTGACCGAGAAAGCCTTCGTCAACGGCATTGTCGGCCTGCACGCGACCGGTGGTTCCACCAACCACACCATGCACCTGCTGGCGATGGCGCGCGCTGCCGGTATCCAGATCACCTGGCAGGACATGGCCGAGCTTTCCGAAATCGTGCCGCTGCTGTGCCACGTATACCCGAATGGCACTGCAGACATTAACCACTTTGCCGCCGCTGGCGGTATGCAGTTCCTGATTCGCGAACTGCTGGGTGCAGGCTTGCTGCACAACGATGTGAGCACCGTGCTGGGCGATTCCGGTATGGAGCCTTACACCTACGATCCTTTCCTGAACGCGGACAAAGACGGCGTTGTCTGGCGCCCGACGGCGGAAGAGTCCGGCAATCCGGACATCATTCGTCCGGCCAGTGATCCTTTCTCCCCTCACGGTGGTCTGCAGTTGCTGAAAGGCAACCTGGGTAACAGCGTGATTAAGGTGTCTGCGCTGAAAACCCCGCAGCTGAAAGTCAAAGCGCCTGCGGTGGTGTTCAACAGCCAGGACGATCTGCTGGATGCCTTCAAAGCGGGCGAACTGGAAAAGGATTTTGTTGCGGTAGTGCGCTTCCAGGGCCCTCAGGCCAACGGCATGCCGGAGCTGCATAAACTGACCCCGGCGCTCGGCGTACTGCAGGATCGCGGTTTTAAGGTGGCGCTGGTTACCGACGGCCGCATGTCAGGCGCATCCGGTAAGGTACCAGCAGCGATTCACCTGTCACCGGAAGCGCTGGAAGGTGGTGTGGTCGCAAAAATTCAGGATGGCGACATCATCGAGCTGGACGCCGAAGCCGGTGTTCTCAAAGTAGAAGTAAGTGACGAAGAGCTGGCGGCGCGTCCGCTGGCGGAATGCGATTTGTCCGGAAACGACACCGGCATGGGACGCGACCTGTTCAAGAATATGCGCAAGCTCGCAAGCGGCGCAGAAACCGGTGCAAGCATTCTTTTTTAA
- the pgl gene encoding 6-phosphogluconolactonase, producing the protein MVEEKFFADRERLTLALANECAAALHAGIKANGQATFLVSGGSSPEPVYRELSRRPLPWQQVNVALVDERWVEKDEAGSNLAFIANSLLQNEAAKAPCLGMKNAAATPAEGEADCERTYQELPRPFDVCLLGMGNDGHTASFFPFAEGLDEALDPKSDKLCKAITAKQSAVTGTHTERMTLTLAAILQAKEIKLLITGEEKLKVYRQALLGDDEQEMPVRSILKQGLKPVTVYWAP; encoded by the coding sequence ATGGTCGAAGAAAAATTTTTTGCAGACAGGGAAAGGCTCACACTGGCTCTGGCGAACGAGTGCGCCGCAGCGCTGCACGCCGGTATCAAAGCCAACGGGCAGGCTACCTTCTTGGTGAGCGGTGGTAGTTCCCCTGAACCGGTTTACCGCGAGCTTTCCCGTCGCCCGCTGCCCTGGCAGCAGGTCAATGTTGCCCTGGTCGACGAGCGTTGGGTGGAGAAAGATGAGGCGGGTAGTAACCTGGCATTTATTGCCAACAGCCTGCTGCAAAACGAAGCGGCCAAGGCTCCGTGCCTAGGTATGAAAAATGCCGCGGCAACGCCGGCAGAGGGCGAAGCGGATTGCGAGCGCACCTACCAAGAGCTACCGCGTCCGTTTGATGTGTGTCTGCTGGGCATGGGAAATGACGGCCATACCGCGTCATTCTTTCCTTTCGCTGAAGGCCTGGACGAAGCGCTGGATCCTAAATCCGACAAGCTGTGCAAAGCCATTACCGCAAAGCAGAGTGCGGTCACCGGCACGCACACCGAGCGTATGACGCTCACCCTTGCCGCGATTTTGCAGGCGAAAGAAATCAAATTACTGATTACCGGTGAAGAGAAGCTGAAAGTGTACCGCCAGGCTTTGCTGGGTGATGACGAACAGGAAATGCCGGTGCGCAGCATTCTCAAGCAGGGACTGAAGCCAGTCACTGTTTACTGGGCGCCCTAA